A part of Streptomyces sp. DSM 40750 genomic DNA contains:
- the cobC gene encoding Rv2231c family pyridoxal phosphate-dependent protein CobC — MHTEPDTASGHDLRHHGDAEVRDDGARLTDLAVNVRADTPPAWLRERIADSLTGLAAYPDGRVARAAVAARHGLPTDRVLLTAGAAEAFVLLARALKVRQAVVVHPQFTEPEAALRDAGHSVDRVLLRESDGFRLDPAAVPEDADLVVIGNPTNPTSVLHPAASIARLARPGRTLVVDEAFMDAVPGEREALAGRTDVPGLVVLRSLTKTWGLAGLRIGYVLAAPETAAELERAQPLWPVSTPALAAAEACMSDRALAEASAAAGRIAADRAHLVAGLKEFGPDGLVVAEPAEGPFVLVRLPRAAAVRRHLRNLGFAVRRGDTFPGLDEEWLRLAVRDRTTVNTFLQALDRAMTLADR, encoded by the coding sequence ATGCACACTGAACCGGACACCGCGAGCGGCCACGACCTGCGGCATCACGGCGATGCAGAGGTCCGGGACGACGGGGCGAGACTCACCGATCTCGCCGTGAACGTCCGGGCCGACACACCGCCCGCCTGGCTGCGGGAGCGGATCGCCGACTCGCTGACCGGGCTGGCCGCCTACCCGGACGGACGCGTCGCCCGGGCGGCGGTAGCGGCCCGGCACGGGCTGCCGACGGACCGGGTGCTGCTCACAGCGGGCGCCGCCGAGGCCTTCGTGCTGCTCGCTCGCGCCCTGAAGGTCCGTCAAGCAGTGGTCGTGCATCCACAGTTCACGGAACCGGAGGCCGCGCTGCGGGACGCCGGGCACTCCGTGGACCGGGTGCTGCTGCGGGAGTCGGACGGCTTCCGCCTGGATCCGGCGGCCGTGCCGGAGGACGCGGACCTGGTCGTCATCGGCAACCCGACCAACCCGACGTCGGTACTGCACCCGGCGGCGTCCATCGCCCGACTGGCCAGGCCGGGGCGGACGTTGGTGGTCGACGAGGCGTTCATGGACGCGGTGCCGGGTGAGCGCGAGGCACTGGCCGGCCGGACGGACGTGCCCGGCCTCGTCGTGCTGCGCAGCCTCACCAAGACGTGGGGGCTGGCCGGCCTGCGGATCGGCTACGTTCTCGCCGCGCCGGAGACGGCAGCCGAGTTGGAGCGCGCCCAGCCCCTGTGGCCGGTGTCCACGCCCGCCCTCGCGGCGGCCGAAGCGTGTATGTCGGACCGGGCCCTGGCGGAGGCGTCCGCCGCGGCGGGCCGGATCGCCGCCGACCGTGCCCATCTGGTCGCCGGGCTCAAGGAGTTCGGCCCCGACGGCCTGGTGGTGGCCGAGCCCGCCGAGGGCCCGTTCGTCCTGGTCCGCCTGCCCCGCGCGGCGGCCGTACGACGCCATCTGCGCAACCTCGGCTTCGCCGTCCGCCGCGGTGACACCTTCCCGGGGCTGGACGAGGAGTGGCTGCGCCTGGCGGTCCGCGACCGGACGACGGTCAACACCTTCCTCCAGGCACTGGACCGCGCGATGACGCTGGCGGACCGCTGA
- a CDS encoding ABC transporter permease: MLPGLAYFLLFHYGALAGNLIAFKEYVPFDGIWASPWVGTGNFRRMFEDGAFWAAVLNTVWIAVLQIVFYFPVPLALALLLHSLTRSSVRRFVQSVAYLPHFISWVIVVALFQQLLGDTGLLNSSLDGMGLSTVDIIGNPDAFRPLTVAQVIWKDAGWGTIIFLAALAQVDEQQYEAAAIDGAGPWRRFWHVTLPGIRPVIVLLLIMRLGDILSVGFEQMLLQRDAVGPEAAEIIDTFVYYQGIVGGDYGFAAAAGLFKGVIGALLVYAANKVAHRLGEQGVYK; this comes from the coding sequence ATGCTCCCCGGCCTGGCCTACTTCCTGCTGTTCCACTACGGCGCGCTGGCCGGCAACCTCATCGCGTTCAAGGAGTACGTGCCGTTCGACGGCATCTGGGCCAGCCCCTGGGTCGGCACCGGCAACTTCCGGCGGATGTTCGAGGACGGGGCGTTCTGGGCGGCCGTCCTCAACACCGTCTGGATCGCCGTCCTCCAGATCGTCTTCTACTTCCCGGTGCCGCTCGCGCTCGCCCTGCTGCTGCACAGCCTCACCAGGAGCAGCGTCCGCCGCTTCGTGCAGTCGGTGGCGTATCTGCCGCACTTCATCTCATGGGTGATCGTCGTCGCCCTGTTCCAGCAGCTGCTCGGCGACACCGGACTGCTCAACTCCTCGCTGGACGGCATGGGGTTGAGCACCGTCGACATCATCGGCAACCCCGACGCCTTCCGGCCGCTCACCGTCGCCCAGGTCATCTGGAAGGACGCCGGCTGGGGCACGATCATCTTCCTCGCCGCCCTCGCCCAGGTCGACGAGCAGCAGTACGAGGCCGCCGCGATCGACGGGGCCGGCCCCTGGCGCCGCTTCTGGCATGTCACCCTGCCCGGCATCCGCCCGGTGATCGTGCTGCTGCTCATCATGCGGCTCGGCGACATCCTCTCCGTCGGCTTCGAGCAGATGCTGCTCCAGCGCGACGCGGTCGGCCCGGAGGCCGCCGAGATCATCGACACCTTCGTCTACTACCAGGGCATCGTCGGCGGCGACTACGGATTCGCCGCAGCCGCGGGCCTGTTCAAGGGCGTCATCGGCGCGCTTCTCGTCTACGCCGCCAACAAGGTCGCCCACCGCCTCGGCGAACAGGGGGTCTACAAGTGA
- a CDS encoding LacI family DNA-binding transcriptional regulator, producing MASEEPGSKGPAAKGRVTIREVAERAGVSMATASRALSGNHPVPAATRARVLRAARELDYVANAHARALVGGGRKMAAVVVRQVTSPFYAQVAEGVEAEAADRGWLCVVGATGGDPQREMDFVRLMREEGARLVILVGGVVEDDAYRSRVAQYAQALDSSGARLVLCGRPAPDPGIPALVVEFDNEAGARAITGHLLSAGHRRIVFLGGLPGNTALDARVAGYRAALAEHGLPPEAAHVVDCGLGRPAGLRAMTELLKETREFTAVFAGDDMVAAGALRAIAETGLSVPDDISVVGYNDIPLAEDFDPPLTTVRTPAEELGRAAVRIALRDPEHAAGSHHLLGTHIVVRRSVAPPRGPS from the coding sequence ATGGCGTCCGAGGAGCCGGGCTCCAAGGGCCCGGCGGCCAAAGGGCGGGTCACGATCCGGGAGGTCGCCGAGCGGGCGGGGGTGTCGATGGCCACCGCGTCCCGCGCGCTCAGCGGCAACCATCCGGTGCCCGCCGCCACCCGGGCCCGCGTCCTGCGCGCCGCCCGCGAACTCGACTACGTCGCCAACGCGCACGCCCGCGCCCTGGTCGGCGGCGGCCGCAAGATGGCCGCCGTCGTCGTCCGCCAGGTCACCAGCCCCTTCTACGCCCAGGTCGCCGAGGGCGTGGAGGCGGAGGCCGCCGACCGGGGCTGGCTCTGTGTGGTCGGCGCCACGGGTGGTGACCCGCAGCGGGAGATGGACTTCGTACGGCTCATGCGGGAGGAGGGGGCGCGCCTGGTGATCCTCGTCGGCGGGGTCGTCGAGGACGACGCGTACCGCTCACGCGTGGCTCAGTACGCGCAGGCCCTGGACTCCTCCGGGGCCCGGCTGGTGCTGTGCGGGCGGCCGGCCCCGGATCCCGGGATCCCCGCGCTGGTCGTCGAGTTCGACAACGAGGCGGGGGCACGGGCGATCACCGGGCATCTGCTGTCGGCCGGGCACCGCCGGATCGTCTTCCTCGGCGGGCTGCCCGGGAACACCGCGCTCGACGCCCGCGTCGCGGGGTACCGGGCCGCGCTGGCGGAGCACGGGCTGCCGCCCGAGGCCGCGCACGTCGTCGACTGCGGGCTCGGTCGCCCCGCCGGGCTGCGTGCGATGACGGAACTGCTCAAGGAGACACGGGAGTTCACGGCCGTGTTCGCGGGGGACGACATGGTCGCCGCGGGGGCGCTCCGCGCGATCGCCGAGACGGGGCTGAGCGTTCCCGATGACATCTCGGTGGTCGGGTACAACGACATTCCGCTGGCCGAGGACTTCGATCCGCCGCTCACCACGGTACGGACGCCCGCGGAGGAGTTGGGGCGGGCGGCCGTGCGGATCGCTCTGCGCGACCCCGAGCACGCCGCGGGGAGCCACCACTTGCTGGGCACGCACATAGTCGTGCGCCGCAGTGTCGCTCCTCCGAGAGGGCCGTCGTGA
- a CDS encoding carbohydrate ABC transporter permease, with the protein MSAHPGPVRPARPVRETRHVRPGWLEKPKPLTQAAKAVALVAVVLLVCVPFLVIVSTSLASTDEVVANGGWVLWPTEPSLDAYRDILEGGIVTHALGVSAGVTLVGTLLSLACTVTLAYALSRPGVFGGKPVLLLILFTFLFPPGMIPSFLLVKELGLLDSYASLVLPVLVNVFNLVVLRGFFQGIPEELYEAARLDGAGDWRVLFSVVLPLSKAALAVVGLFYAVGYWNSWFYASLYLESDHWPLQQVLRTYVVAGSGLTDATTGEATVTAPQTVQMAVLVIATVPILLVYPFLQKYFTKGVLTGAIKS; encoded by the coding sequence GTGAGCGCCCACCCCGGGCCGGTCCGGCCCGCTCGACCCGTCCGGGAGACCCGGCACGTCCGCCCCGGCTGGCTGGAGAAGCCGAAGCCCCTCACCCAGGCGGCCAAGGCCGTCGCCCTCGTGGCCGTCGTGCTGCTGGTGTGCGTGCCGTTCCTGGTGATCGTGTCCACGTCCCTGGCCTCGACGGACGAGGTCGTGGCCAACGGCGGCTGGGTGCTGTGGCCGACCGAGCCGAGCCTGGACGCGTACCGCGACATCCTCGAGGGCGGCATCGTCACCCACGCCCTCGGCGTCAGCGCCGGAGTCACCCTCGTCGGCACCCTGCTCAGCCTCGCCTGCACGGTGACCCTCGCCTACGCGCTCTCCCGCCCCGGCGTCTTCGGCGGCAAGCCGGTGCTGCTGCTCATCCTGTTCACCTTCCTCTTCCCGCCCGGCATGATCCCGAGCTTCCTGCTGGTCAAGGAGCTCGGCCTGCTGGACAGTTACGCCTCGCTGGTCCTGCCCGTCCTCGTGAACGTCTTCAACCTCGTCGTCCTGCGCGGTTTCTTCCAGGGCATCCCCGAGGAGCTGTACGAGGCGGCGCGGCTCGACGGGGCGGGGGACTGGCGGGTGCTCTTCTCGGTCGTACTGCCGCTGTCCAAGGCCGCGCTCGCCGTCGTCGGACTCTTCTACGCGGTGGGGTACTGGAACTCCTGGTTCTACGCCTCGCTGTACCTGGAGAGCGACCACTGGCCCCTCCAGCAGGTCCTCCGCACCTATGTGGTGGCCGGTTCCGGGCTCACCGACGCGACGACCGGCGAGGCGACCGTCACCGCGCCGCAGACCGTGCAGATGGCGGTCCTGGTGATCGCCACCGTTCCGATCCTGCTCGTCTACCCGTTCCTGCAGAAGTACTTCACCAAGGGCGTGCTCACCGGCGCCATCAAGAGCTGA
- a CDS encoding sirohydrochlorin chelatase, whose amino-acid sequence MTTPPPALLIAGHGTRDDAGAEAFRDFVRELGRRHPELPVAGGFIELSPPPLGEAVTELVERGVRRFAAVPLMLVSAGHAKGDIPAALAREKERHPGLSYTYGRPLGPHPALLRVLERRLDEALGGDGRTPGDRADVTVLLVGRGSTDPDANAEVHKAARLLWEGRGYAGVETAFVSLAAPDVPSGLDRCVKLGAGRIVVLPYFLFTGILPDRVRDQTEGWAAAHPEIEVRSADVIGPEPELLELVMERYREALAGDLRMNCDSCVYRVALPGFEDKVGLPQQPHFHPDDDGHHGHHHHHGGHTHSHAH is encoded by the coding sequence GTGACCACCCCGCCGCCCGCCCTGCTCATCGCCGGTCATGGCACCCGGGACGATGCCGGGGCCGAGGCGTTCCGCGACTTCGTCCGGGAGCTGGGGCGCCGCCACCCCGAGCTGCCCGTCGCGGGCGGTTTCATCGAGCTGTCGCCGCCGCCGCTGGGCGAGGCCGTGACCGAGCTGGTGGAGCGGGGGGTGCGGCGGTTCGCCGCCGTCCCGCTGATGTTGGTGTCCGCCGGGCACGCCAAGGGGGACATCCCGGCGGCGCTGGCCCGCGAGAAGGAGCGGCACCCGGGACTCTCGTACACCTACGGCCGTCCGCTGGGTCCGCACCCGGCGCTGCTGCGTGTGCTGGAGCGGCGGCTGGACGAGGCGCTCGGCGGGGACGGCCGTACGCCGGGCGACCGGGCCGATGTGACCGTGCTGCTCGTCGGGCGCGGGTCCACCGACCCCGACGCCAACGCCGAGGTGCACAAGGCGGCCCGGCTGCTGTGGGAGGGGCGCGGGTACGCGGGTGTGGAGACGGCGTTCGTGTCGCTGGCGGCACCGGACGTGCCGAGCGGCCTCGACCGGTGTGTGAAGCTGGGCGCCGGGCGGATCGTCGTGCTGCCGTACTTCCTGTTCACCGGCATCCTGCCGGACCGGGTGCGGGACCAGACCGAGGGCTGGGCTGCCGCGCATCCGGAGATCGAGGTACGGTCGGCCGATGTCATCGGACCGGAACCCGAGTTGCTCGAACTGGTCATGGAGCGGTACCGGGAGGCGCTGGCGGGCGATCTGCGCATGAACTGCGACTCCTGCGTCTACCGCGTCGCCCTGCCCGGCTTCGAGGACAAGGTGGGGCTGCCACAGCAGCCGCACTTCCACCCGGACGACGACGGGCACCACGGCCACCACCATCACCACGGGGGACACACGCACTCCCATGCACACTGA
- a CDS encoding DUF2264 domain-containing protein: protein MTAPYVSLPDDPTHLPNLSSLPPADHSLSPLTGWTRAHWEAVADRLLDGLVPYASPRLAQYRLPGRASHSGPLSDGLEGFARSFLLAAFRIAGSDGRVGPDLIERYAAGLAAGTDPRGGDERWPAITDRAQPMVEAASIAIALHESRPWLWDRLDDGVRGRIVEWLGGFVGADVNDSNWRLFQVITEEFLASVGAPHSRAEIDAGLARLEDWYRGGGWYTDGDGRKFDYYNGWALHLYPVLWARIAGPRADAGLVARHRGRLREFLAVHQHFFGADGAPLHQGRSLTYRFATTAPLWAGALADATPLPPGRTRRLASGALRHFAERGVPDERGLLTLGWYRPFLPVTQRYSGPASPYWASKAFLGLLLPESHPVWTAPEEPAPVDTADTTLALPAPGWLLHSTAADGLVRLVNHGSDRLPPPPATADDSPHYARLAYSSATAPETPGPDNHLALLAPDGTPSPRGRIHPLGVEGRRAASHYGGGIETTSVVHGPWEIRVHRVDASPDTAVREGGWAVADDAAPPVRASGPGWALARRADGLTSAIVGLYGWGDGPGTVARAVGTNAYGHHSATPVLEGPGGSGPVLVTLVMLSGDPHTPHTGASATLDSDGQVDIRFPDGTREQVRRDELPYATSSLTRPEE, encoded by the coding sequence ATGACCGCGCCGTATGTATCGCTCCCCGACGATCCGACCCATCTGCCGAACCTCTCCTCCCTGCCCCCGGCCGACCACTCCCTCTCGCCCCTCACCGGCTGGACCCGCGCCCACTGGGAGGCCGTCGCCGACCGGCTGCTCGACGGGCTGGTGCCGTACGCGTCACCGCGGCTGGCCCAGTACCGGCTGCCGGGGCGGGCCAGTCACTCCGGCCCCTTGTCCGACGGGCTGGAGGGGTTCGCCCGCTCCTTCCTGCTCGCCGCCTTCCGGATCGCGGGCTCGGACGGGCGGGTCGGCCCGGACCTGATCGAGCGCTACGCGGCCGGGCTCGCCGCCGGGACGGATCCGCGCGGCGGCGACGAGCGATGGCCGGCCATCACCGACCGCGCGCAGCCCATGGTGGAGGCCGCGTCGATCGCGATCGCGCTGCACGAGTCCCGGCCGTGGCTGTGGGACCGGCTCGACGACGGCGTACGCGGGCGGATCGTCGAGTGGCTGGGCGGGTTCGTCGGGGCGGACGTCAACGACTCCAACTGGCGGCTCTTCCAGGTGATCACCGAGGAGTTCCTCGCCTCGGTCGGCGCCCCGCACAGCCGGGCCGAGATCGACGCGGGGCTCGCCCGGCTGGAGGACTGGTACCGGGGCGGCGGCTGGTACACCGACGGCGACGGGCGGAAGTTCGACTACTACAACGGGTGGGCGCTGCACCTGTATCCGGTGCTGTGGGCGCGGATCGCGGGCCCACGGGCGGATGCGGGGCTGGTGGCCCGGCATCGTGGGCGGCTGCGCGAGTTCCTCGCCGTCCACCAGCACTTCTTCGGCGCCGACGGGGCACCGCTGCACCAAGGCCGTTCGCTCACCTACCGTTTCGCGACCACCGCCCCGCTGTGGGCGGGTGCCCTCGCCGACGCCACGCCCCTGCCGCCCGGCCGTACCCGCCGGCTCGCCTCCGGTGCCCTGAGACACTTCGCGGAGCGCGGCGTGCCCGACGAGCGGGGCCTGCTCACGCTGGGCTGGTACCGGCCCTTCCTCCCCGTCACCCAGCGCTACTCGGGCCCCGCCTCCCCGTACTGGGCGAGCAAGGCCTTCCTCGGCCTGCTCCTCCCCGAGAGCCACCCCGTGTGGACCGCGCCGGAGGAGCCGGCGCCCGTCGACACGGCCGACACCACGCTGGCCCTGCCCGCTCCCGGCTGGCTGCTGCACTCCACCGCCGCCGACGGGCTCGTACGACTCGTCAACCACGGCAGCGACCGGTTACCGCCGCCGCCCGCCACGGCCGACGACAGCCCGCACTACGCCCGGCTCGCGTACTCCAGCGCCACCGCACCGGAGACCCCGGGCCCCGACAACCACCTCGCCCTGCTCGCACCCGACGGCACGCCCTCCCCGCGCGGCCGCATCCATCCGCTGGGCGTCGAGGGCCGCCGCGCCGCGTCCCACTACGGCGGCGGCATCGAGACGACCAGCGTGGTGCACGGCCCGTGGGAGATCCGGGTGCACCGCGTCGACGCCTCGCCCGACACGGCCGTACGGGAGGGGGGCTGGGCCGTGGCCGACGATGCCGCGCCGCCGGTGCGGGCGTCGGGACCGGGCTGGGCGCTGGCCCGCCGCGCGGACGGTCTGACGAGCGCGATCGTGGGCCTGTACGGCTGGGGCGACGGGCCCGGAACCGTGGCGCGAGCCGTCGGCACGAACGCGTACGGGCACCACTCGGCGACGCCCGTACTGGAAGGGCCCGGCGGGAGCGGGCCGGTCCTGGTCACGCTCGTCATGCTCAGCGGCGACCCGCACACCCCGCACACCGGGGCGAGCGCGACCCTCGACTCCGACGGGCAGGTGGACATCCGCTTCCCGGACGGCACCCGGGAACAGGTGCGCCGGGACGAACTGCCTTATGCCACAAGCTCCCTGACGCGCCCTGAGGAGTAG
- a CDS encoding extracellular solute-binding protein: MPRMSRRTLLRSMAVGGAAAAAPSLLTACSTGSGDSDVSSAGKKLAPWPTYAAASGPKPDLAPTEAGVQAGYTAYPADLAKSVSRTPGDGSTVKVMSVSFGTPPKPASANRFWAAVEKALGVKIEYTIISQADYQKKMATVMAGDADTLPDIMNIFSGFVLPREGEFVRRRAEDLTHFLSGDAIADYPNLANIPTHAWRDMGRIGGLIYGVPLERPLPGSTLWLNEGMFTDAGMKEGWTADDFAAVAKRATSGRTYALGAAAGSLFGNAVHAAAHNAPLEWAVTKAGTFESGLADERYKAAIAFQTRLRKDGSYHPDATSVSQIDLTTLYYNGTVGSMQDGFGAYLPKYRESKGKLTPAAALPYSVGGEPGGIVAARRSFGYTVLKKAKKERIELLLRILDYLAAPFGSAEWELVHYGVEGTHFTRGADGSPQVTKLGEVENNTNLPLKYLAEGPQVLFVPGMPDAVRALHTWQRKVVPHAIRNASFGLQSATKNSQGTTLKALVDDTVTGIVAGRLPLSEWDATVKKWRERGGDRMAEEFAKDYAANT; this comes from the coding sequence ATGCCCCGCATGTCCCGCCGTACCCTGCTCCGCTCCATGGCCGTCGGCGGCGCCGCAGCCGCCGCGCCCTCCCTGCTGACCGCCTGCTCCACCGGCTCGGGCGACAGCGACGTCTCCAGCGCGGGCAAGAAGCTCGCGCCCTGGCCGACGTACGCCGCCGCGAGCGGCCCGAAGCCGGACCTCGCGCCCACCGAGGCCGGCGTCCAGGCGGGCTACACCGCCTACCCGGCCGACCTGGCCAAGTCGGTCTCCCGCACACCGGGTGACGGCTCCACGGTCAAGGTCATGTCGGTGTCGTTCGGTACGCCGCCCAAGCCCGCCTCGGCCAACCGGTTCTGGGCGGCGGTCGAGAAGGCCCTCGGGGTCAAGATCGAGTACACGATCATCTCCCAGGCCGACTACCAGAAGAAGATGGCGACGGTGATGGCGGGCGACGCCGACACCCTGCCGGACATCATGAACATCTTCTCCGGCTTCGTCCTGCCCCGCGAGGGCGAGTTCGTACGGCGCCGGGCCGAGGACCTCACCCACTTCCTGTCCGGGGACGCGATCGCCGACTATCCGAACCTCGCGAACATCCCCACCCACGCCTGGCGCGACATGGGCCGTATCGGCGGCCTCATCTACGGCGTCCCGCTGGAGCGCCCGCTGCCGGGCTCCACGCTCTGGCTCAACGAGGGCATGTTCACCGACGCGGGCATGAAGGAGGGCTGGACCGCCGACGACTTCGCCGCCGTCGCCAAGCGGGCCACCTCGGGCCGCACCTACGCCCTCGGTGCCGCCGCCGGCTCCCTCTTCGGCAACGCCGTCCACGCGGCCGCGCACAACGCGCCCCTGGAGTGGGCCGTCACCAAGGCAGGCACCTTCGAGTCCGGGCTGGCCGACGAGCGCTACAAGGCGGCCATCGCCTTCCAGACGCGGCTGCGCAAGGACGGCTCGTACCACCCCGACGCCACGTCCGTCTCCCAGATCGACCTGACCACCCTCTACTACAACGGCACGGTCGGCTCCATGCAGGACGGCTTCGGCGCGTACCTCCCCAAGTACCGGGAGAGCAAAGGCAAGCTGACCCCGGCGGCGGCCCTCCCGTACAGCGTCGGCGGCGAGCCCGGCGGCATCGTGGCCGCCCGCCGCTCCTTCGGCTACACCGTGCTGAAGAAGGCGAAGAAGGAACGGATCGAACTGCTGCTGCGCATCCTCGACTACCTCGCCGCCCCCTTCGGCAGCGCGGAGTGGGAACTCGTCCACTACGGCGTCGAGGGCACCCACTTCACCCGTGGCGCGGACGGCTCCCCGCAGGTCACCAAGCTCGGCGAGGTCGAGAACAACACCAACCTGCCGCTGAAGTACCTCGCCGAGGGCCCGCAGGTGCTGTTCGTGCCGGGCATGCCGGACGCCGTACGGGCCCTGCACACCTGGCAGCGGAAGGTCGTGCCGCACGCCATCCGCAACGCCTCCTTCGGGCTCCAGTCCGCCACCAAGAACTCCCAGGGCACCACCCTCAAGGCCCTCGTCGACGACACGGTCACCGGCATCGTCGCCGGGCGCCTCCCGCTCTCCGAGTGGGACGCGACCGTGAAGAAGTGGCGCGAGCGCGGCGGCGACAGAATGGCCGAGGAGTTCGCGAAGGACTACGCGGCCAATACGTGA